The nucleotide window ATCATGTACTTCAGGACCTCTCTGCCAGGCGTCTGATAGAAAGTGGCCGACTGGAGTCTGTCTTCTGTATGGATGATTTGCTCAAACCCTACACAACACTCCTCGGGAAGCGATTCCTTGAGTTCATCACATCTCCTCTTGATGTTGCTAATGACGGAACTGAGTAGAATATCACCCAAAGCACCGTGCCCTGTCCCGCCACAAGAGTGTTACCGTAACGGTGTGAAGCATAGAAACTTTGGGCGGTGTCCTTACTCTATGCTAACTGAGGCGAATGGGAGGTAGCATGGCTTTTCCCTGGATCAATGTGATTGTGAATACGTTTGTGGCTGCAGGAACTCTCGGTCTCGCCTGTTTTGCCGCTTGGAGTATCTGGCTGACCAGACGCGTGATGAAGGAAGATAGAGATTACCGTCTCGTAGACAAAGCTCCGATTCTCGCAGTCACCTTGGAATACTTGCGTTTAGACCCGGACACAGAATCGATTGAATGGCTCACCCTCGGCATCAAAAATGTGGGGTCTGGCCCTGCGTTCAACATAGTCATAGAGTGCTCGCAGAACAACTCTGTGTTTCACTTCGCTTGCGAGGAGGGCATTCCTCGCTTCCATCTAGCACCCGGAGAAGTCGACAAGTGGGAATTCGAAAATCCCCGCCCTTCGCCGAAGGACCAAACAGGGGAGAGAGATCTAGTGATTGAAACCTCCTGCCAAAGCATGTTCGATAGAACCACAGAACAGGTATTTGTGTGTTCTGCCTACCAAGGACGGGTTGAGAGCGACGCACCACCTGATCTTCGGTCTGTTCGCTTGCAAACGCAGAATTCCTGGATATCTTGGGGTGGGTGGCCTGACTGAGGACTAGGAACGGTGCCCTCCTAGAACCCGAAGGATCTACGATTTGACTTTTTGACATTTTCTCCTTCCTCCGAGCACAATTCAGGCTCCGCACTCCGATGTTCAAAATTGACTTTTTGAACGCCTGACCCCATTCCGCGGATTCTGGTTCCGAGGTTGGCTCGGCTACTTCCCATGTCTCGGATCCCTGACGCAGTCAAGGAGCGTGGGTTCTACCCTAATAATGACCACAAACAGAGCTCCGGTGAGCCGTAGGCGATTTTTTTTGGAAAAAAGCAAGATTCTTTGGCAGTTTTCCCCACGAGATTTGTACGAATAGAGTGAAGGAGGCGATTGAGATGGAAAAGGGTGTTGCCATACGTGGACCACCAGACGGCATACCGTTTGGCGAGCCACTGCATTACCTCAGGAAGTTCAATGGAGGCGTGCAGGGGTCAACAAATAGGCACCGGAATGCCTGAAACCTTTGAATAAGGAGGAAGATATGTTTACAGAGCTTAGGATCTATTTGGTAGGAATTCTTACTGCTTGGTTCTTCACACGGTTCTACTACTGGCAGGCTCACAGAAACTACATACCCTTTGAGGAGTTGCTCATTAACTATATGATGACAATCAGAACACAGAGCGGCGACCTTCACGCAGAGATCGTCAGACTTCGCGGCAACAACTCCACCCTTCAAGCATTATCAGGAGGATTGAACCACAGTATTGGTGAGGCCGTGCTTCTTCAAGCCAAACAGCTCAACAAGAAGTACCCCAAGTGGGAACCATCTGAAGCGATCAAAAAAGTCGTTGATACACACTCTCCTACCCCATAGGCTCAAAAGCCAGAACCATGTTGACATGCGGGGGGAAGGGTGGTATTTTCTGCACGGTTGGGATTTGCAACTGATCTGAGATCTGCGATTAGTATCACCCTCTCCTTAATCCTCCCTTCGTTTTCCCTCAGGATTAAATATGCCTTGCCCCATCATTCAATGGCTCGGGCCTATTTGACTCCCATCAAGGGAGGCCGTGGAACGCCCCGGGAAGGAAGGGGTGAGAGGAACCTCCCATCAACGGAGGGGAGGTTGGGTGGAAGATCATAGGTCATAGATCTGAGATCTGCGATTAGTTGGGGCCGTTAGCTCAGTTGGCAGAGCACCGGATTTTTGATCCCAAACGGGGCGATTTACGGAAATGACTGTCGGGCAAGGAATCCCAGTAACTTCATACGGCAATTAATCTTCTCTGGACTTACATTGTGTCCATGGTTTATACTGTTTCCACACTGCTTGACACAAACATGGCACAAATCTGGCACAACTGATCTAAGATCGGAGATCTGAGATCGCAGATCTTGCTGGCGAGCCGGAAGTGCAGGGGACCCTAGCCATGAACAAGACGTCTGTTGCCGTGATGGTGACGATATTGCTCGTCGGAAGCACTATTTATGCCCAGGCGCCGAAGGTCTCCCATATATGGCCAGACGCCGGCATGAATGAGGGGCCCGTACCAGCCCACGTCTATGGCGCCAACTTCGAATCCCCATCCATATCATCGGTGAAGCTCATTAGGCCCGGATTCCCAGAGATCGCAGGTACTTCAATAAATGTTCTGTCACAAGAGTACCTGACGTGCTCACTTGACCTCACAGGCAATTCCACAGGCCCGTACGATCTTGTTGTGACAAGTGACTCCGGCTCAGACACTCTGCCTCGATGCTTTACAGTCTACGCAGCGTCGGTATCTCCTTACGAATGGGTCAGGACAACTGTGGTGATCGCTGATAGTCAAATGAGAGGTGTTGCTGTGGGAGATGGTGACGGAGACAGGGGAATAGAAGTATATGGAGCGAACTTCGACCGCTACGTATACCAATTCAAATGGGATGGTATCGGCTGGGCATGGGATACCTTGGGTTCAGGCTTACACATCATGCAAGGCGTTGCAGTAGGGGACGGTAACGATGATAATGAGATAGAAGTATACGGCGCAAATCAGATGGCCAGAATCTATCAGTTCAAATGGAATGGCACCACTTGGACAAAGACGGCACTTACTGGCGCCTTCGATTCCATGGAGGGCATAACGATAGGAGATGGCGATGCGGATGGCAACATGGAGGTGTATGCCACTGGCTGGGATGGATATCTCTTCCAATTCGAGTGGAATGGGGCGAACTGGATCAATATGACTATCGGGTCTGGTGCGGATTTCATGTCTGCGGTTGCAGTAGGAGATGGTGACGGGGACGGTGGATTGGAAGTGTATACGACGAACTACGATGGCTGCCTCTCACAGTTTAAGTCGACTGGTATGACCTGGACAATGACGACCGTCGATTCTGTTGAAAGAGAAATGTTGGATCTTGCGTTGGGAGATGGCAATGGTGATGAGGAAGTGGAGGTTTATGTGGCAATTTCTGACCGCAACATATACCAGTACAAATGGAATGGGATAGGCTGGGTGAAAACTGTTGTCGGTTCTGGTACAAATTGGATGGACGGAGTAGCGGTGGGAGATGGCGATGGGGATGGTGTCGTAGAAGTTTATGCGACAAGTTACGACGACAGCATTTATCAGTTTGATTGGGATGGAATCGGTTGGGTGAAGACGACTCTTGGGTCCGGTGGACCCTTGTGGAATGTTGTAGTAGGAGATGGAAACAACGACGGCCAAATGGAGGTGTACACCACAAGTCTGGATGGTACCATCTATCAGTTCAAACCTGGCGTCGTAGGAACAGAAGAGGCAAGAACATTCGCTGGGTACTTTTCTTTCGCCCCGGCATGCAATCCGGGAAGGCGTCGCATGGTTTTTACTCTCACGGTTCCTCAGGCAAGTAACATCTTACTGAAAATCTATGATGTCGCTGGAAGACTAATCGACATACCGGCAGAAGGCAGAAGATCGCCCGGCGTCTACGAAATCGCCTGCACATCAGAGATGAGCTCTGGCGTCTATTTCTATCGCCTTGAATCAACATGGGGACGGAAGACTGGC belongs to candidate division TA06 bacterium and includes:
- a CDS encoding T9SS type A sorting domain-containing protein; protein product: MNKTSVAVMVTILLVGSTIYAQAPKVSHIWPDAGMNEGPVPAHVYGANFESPSISSVKLIRPGFPEIAGTSINVLSQEYLTCSLDLTGNSTGPYDLVVTSDSGSDTLPRCFTVYAASVSPYEWVRTTVVIADSQMRGVAVGDGDGDRGIEVYGANFDRYVYQFKWDGIGWAWDTLGSGLHIMQGVAVGDGNDDNEIEVYGANQMARIYQFKWNGTTWTKTALTGAFDSMEGITIGDGDADGNMEVYATGWDGYLFQFEWNGANWINMTIGSGADFMSAVAVGDGDGDGGLEVYTTNYDGCLSQFKSTGMTWTMTTVDSVEREMLDLALGDGNGDEEVEVYVAISDRNIYQYKWNGIGWVKTVVGSGTNWMDGVAVGDGDGDGVVEVYATSYDDSIYQFDWDGIGWVKTTLGSGGPLWNVVVGDGNNDGQMEVYTTSLDGTIYQFKPGVVGTEEARTFAGYFSFAPACNPGRRRMVFTLTVPQASNILLKIYDVAGRLIDIPAEGRRSPGVYEIACTSEMSSGVYFYRLESTWGRKTGKFVLIR